One part of the Solanum dulcamara chromosome 8, daSolDulc1.2, whole genome shotgun sequence genome encodes these proteins:
- the LOC129899280 gene encoding serine carboxypeptidase 1-like: MARKNIILHYNLLLISFLVFLFLVTEGAPQSALVTEIPGFNGTFHSKHYAGYVNIDESHGKKLYYYFVESERNPSKDPVVLWLNGGPGCSSFDGFVYEHGPFNFELGKPSNSLPSLHNNPYSWSKVSSVIYLDSPVGVGLSYSGNISDYETGDLKTASDSHSFLLKWFEIYPEFLTNPFYIAGESYAGIYVPTLAYEVANGIDARVKPAINFKGYMVGNGVTDEIIDGNALVPFQHGMGLISDDTYEEVTVACHGNFYQPASNNCSDKLIRIDQVVSDLNIYDIIEPCYHSKEPSVITTGNSRLPMSFRKLGETERPLPVRKRMFGRAWPFKAPVREGRVPTWPEILNGVHVPCTEDRVATAWLNNEDVRKAIHAEQTTVIGPWELCTDKIGLSHDSGSMIPYHKNLTARGYRAIIYSGDHDMCVPFTGSEKWTRSLGYPIVDEWRPWYVNDQVAGFIQGYANNLTFLTIKGAGHTVPEYKPEEALAFYTRWLERKNI, from the exons ATGGCAAGAAAAAACATTATTTTACATTATAATTTACTGTTAATTAGTTTCTTggtatttttgtttttggtaaCAGAAGGGGCACCTCAGAGCGCACTGGTAACTGAAATCCCTGGCTTCAATGGCACTTTTCACTCAAAACATTATGCTGG GTATGTTAATATAGATGAAAGTCATGGCAAGAAATTGTATTACTACTTTGTTGAATCTGAAAGAAATCCATCAAAAGATCCAGTTGTTCTTTGGCTTAATGGTGGACCTGGCTGCTCAAGCTTTGATGGATTTGTCTATGAGCATG GACCTTTTAATTTTGAGTTGGGAAAGCCAAGCAATAGCCTTCCTTCTCTGCATAACAATCCGTACAGTTGGTCCAAG GTTTCCAGTGTAATATATCTGGATTCTCCTGTGGGTGTTGGATTATCTTACTCGGGAAATATATCTGACTACGAGACAGGAGACTTAAAGACTGCATCTGATAGCCACTCGTTTCTCCTCAAG TGGTTTGAGATCTACCCGGAGTTCCTCACGAACCCATTTTACATTGCTGGAGAGTCTTATGCTGGAATATATGTGCCAACTCTGGCTTACGAAGTAGCAAATG GTATTGATGCTAGAGTAAAGCCTGCTATCAACTTTAAG GGTTACATGGTGGGAAATGGCGTGACAGATGAGATAATAGATGGTAATGCTCTTGTTCCATTTCAACATGGTATGGGCCTCATTTCAGATGACACATACGAG GAAGTTACTGTTGCATGCCATGGAAATTTCTACCAACCAGCGAGTAATAATTGTTCAGACAAGCTTATTAGAATCGATCAG GTAGTTAGTGATCTAAACATATATGACATTATAGAACCATGTTACCACAGCAAAGAGCCTAGTGTAATTACCACTGGTAACTCAAGATTGCCTATGAGCTTTCGTAAACTAGGTGAGACAGAAAGGCCTCTTCCTGTCAGAAAAAGAATGTTTGGCCGTGCATGGCCTTTTAAAGCTCCAGTAAGAGAGGGACGTGTCCCTACTTGGCCGGAGATTCTCAATGGTGTACACGTCCCTTGCACT GAAGATCGTGTTGCTACTGCATGGCTAAACAATGAAGATGTTCGTAAAGCAATTCATGCTGAACAG ACAACGGTGATAGGTCCCTGGGAGCTATGCACAGACAAAATAGGTCTAAGTCATGATTCTGGAAGCATGATTCCGTATCACAAAAATCTCACAGCTCGGGGATATCGGGCAATCATATACAG TGGGGATCACGATATGTGTGTACCATTCACTGGTTCAGAAAAATGGACAAGATCACTTGGATATCCGATCGTGGATGAATGGAGGCCTTGGTATGTGAATGACCAAGTTGCAGG TTTCATACAAGGTTATGCCAACAACCTCACTTTTCTGACTATTAAG GGAGCTGGACACACCGTGCCAGAGTACAAACCAGAAGAAGCATTGGCGTTCTACACCCGCTGGCTAGAGAGAAagaacatataa